A window of candidate division WOR-3 bacterium contains these coding sequences:
- the bamA gene encoding outer membrane protein assembly factor BamA, with protein sequence MNLFLSCLLLAGVTAAGTNDAPVQPEPRSDEKVVVLAVSAYTRTADSMLVVRTAGITPGEAFTNAGFRTELADAIRRLYGLGIFSQVIAETTRIADGVSIRFVTREFPKLARVEFEGYRRVRLRDLESRLKVQPGEILSDHKIFDWQQEILKLYKERGFLLVRVEHELSEPDSANRRILSFQIDEGEPVRIRNIEIIGNECFTDPQIEIHLVNRQKTWYRKARLREDEFVKDLDRIVDFYKERGFLDCKVLDYQMRFNEGWAEISIVVKEGSRYYFGSVEFEGDSVIPEDRLRPLVRYRSGKVYNTKLAQATLADIYAAYSEEGYIYASVTPTEKMRHDTVDITYSIVENKPALVRLVVIEGNQQTLDKVIRRRVTTLPGYRFKRSDVVRSQREIFNLGFFEDVSLDHRVADTLGSIDLIYRVKEKGFFGTIGAGITYSGPEGITGYIELQQPNLFGRGQQAAVKLEKGGKKTNVQTSFTEPWFLDTPTSAGFDVAYLTRNYAYYDKQEIGGGVSFSRPLPLDYARAYLGLRVSDAYVPPSSITAGYDPGENNPYDIRKDTVHKTAFSPSLTLHRDSRDYVFNAASGSSVSYSLTTSVGDIRFHRHILDASQYFPLFWKFSLMGRTRLGYITGFTARDTVPLYERFYAGGTGPDGVRGYPDQGISPRQAGYLVGGKALALFSLEYKLRLSPQLSFLAFADAGNTWNSLEQFSLSDLKRGAGVGVRLEIPMLGQLGFDFGYGFDREGGGRWEPHFQVGRTF encoded by the coding sequence GTGAATCTTTTTCTCAGCTGCCTTTTGCTGGCTGGGGTGACAGCGGCCGGCACCAATGATGCACCGGTTCAACCTGAACCGAGGTCTGATGAGAAGGTTGTGGTGCTTGCTGTGTCGGCTTACACCCGTACCGCGGATTCCATGCTCGTTGTCCGAACTGCCGGTATTACACCTGGTGAAGCGTTCACGAACGCCGGTTTTAGAACCGAATTGGCCGATGCAATTCGTCGGCTGTACGGGCTCGGCATATTCTCTCAGGTCATTGCCGAGACCACTCGCATCGCCGACGGCGTTTCGATCCGGTTCGTAACAAGGGAATTTCCCAAGCTTGCCAGGGTTGAGTTCGAGGGGTATCGCCGGGTGCGGCTCCGCGACCTCGAGTCCAGGCTTAAGGTTCAGCCGGGCGAGATCCTGTCCGACCATAAGATTTTCGACTGGCAGCAGGAAATCCTGAAGCTGTACAAAGAACGCGGGTTCCTGTTGGTAAGGGTCGAACATGAGTTGTCCGAACCGGACTCAGCCAACCGTAGGATTCTCAGCTTCCAGATTGACGAGGGAGAGCCGGTTCGGATTCGCAACATCGAGATCATCGGCAACGAGTGTTTCACCGACCCCCAAATCGAAATCCATCTTGTGAACCGGCAGAAGACTTGGTACCGCAAGGCTCGGCTCAGAGAGGACGAGTTCGTGAAGGACCTTGACCGCATCGTTGACTTCTACAAGGAGCGCGGTTTTCTCGACTGCAAGGTTCTCGACTACCAGATGCGGTTCAACGAGGGTTGGGCCGAGATTTCCATCGTGGTCAAAGAAGGAAGCCGCTACTATTTTGGCTCGGTCGAGTTTGAAGGCGACTCAGTGATACCTGAAGACAGGCTCCGGCCGCTTGTCCGCTATCGTAGCGGCAAGGTTTACAACACTAAGCTCGCCCAGGCTACCCTAGCCGATATCTACGCTGCTTACTCTGAGGAAGGCTACATCTACGCCTCGGTTACTCCGACCGAGAAGATGCGGCATGACACGGTGGACATCACTTATAGCATCGTCGAGAACAAACCAGCCCTCGTCCGGCTTGTGGTGATTGAGGGTAATCAGCAGACACTGGATAAGGTCATCCGTCGTCGGGTTACGACGCTACCGGGTTATCGGTTCAAGCGCTCGGATGTAGTCCGTAGCCAGCGAGAGATATTCAACCTCGGCTTTTTTGAGGACGTCAGTCTTGACCACCGGGTTGCTGATACTCTGGGTTCGATTGACCTTATCTATCGGGTGAAGGAGAAGGGGTTCTTTGGCACGATTGGTGCCGGTATTACCTATTCTGGTCCGGAGGGTATCACTGGATACATTGAACTGCAGCAGCCCAACCTTTTCGGTCGGGGCCAGCAGGCAGCGGTGAAGCTGGAGAAGGGGGGAAAGAAGACCAATGTACAGACAAGTTTCACCGAGCCTTGGTTTCTTGACACACCGACCTCGGCTGGGTTCGATGTTGCCTACCTTACCCGCAACTATGCCTACTACGATAAGCAGGAAATCGGCGGTGGCGTGTCTTTTTCCAGGCCGTTGCCCCTCGATTATGCCCGGGCGTACCTCGGTCTGCGGGTCTCAGACGCGTATGTGCCACCTTCTTCGATTACTGCCGGCTACGACCCAGGTGAGAACAACCCTTATGACATCCGCAAGGATACGGTTCACAAGACTGCGTTCAGTCCAAGCCTGACGCTCCACCGCGACTCGCGCGATTACGTGTTCAATGCCGCGTCCGGCTCATCGGTTTCCTACTCACTGACTACGTCGGTTGGGGACATCAGGTTCCACCGCCACATCCTGGACGCGAGTCAGTACTTCCCGCTATTCTGGAAGTTCTCACTTATGGGGCGGACTAGACTTGGGTACATCACCGGGTTCACAGCTCGTGATACAGTACCGCTGTATGAACGCTTCTATGCAGGCGGCACCGGCCCGGACGGGGTTCGCGGCTATCCGGACCAAGGCATTAGCCCGCGTCAGGCCGGGTATTTGGTTGGTGGCAAGGCCTTGGCTTTGTTCTCACTTGAGTACAAGCTGAGGCTCTCGCCCCAGCTTTCGTTCCTGGCATTTGCCGACGCGGGCAACACCTGGAATTCACTGGAGCAGTTCAGTCTATCGGACCTCAAGCGCGGTGCCGGTG
- a CDS encoding cold shock domain-containing protein has product MEFVGRVKWFDTKKGYGFIEAPDGGDDVFVHSSDVLLQGRPLEPDEMVKFELGSTPHGRRALRVRRESSATESPGR; this is encoded by the coding sequence ATGGAGTTTGTAGGAAGAGTGAAGTGGTTCGACACCAAGAAAGGGTATGGATTCATCGAAGCGCCGGACGGTGGCGATGACGTCTTTGTCCATTCAAGCGACGTGCTGCTCCAAGGCAGGCCGCTTGAGCCGGACGAAATGGTGAAGTTTGAGCTCGGCTCGACTCCGCATGGCCGAAGAGCTTTGCGGGTGCGCCGGGAGTCGTCCGCTACCGAATCGCCAGGACGATAG
- a CDS encoding ATP-dependent Clp protease ATP-binding subunit, giving the protein MVSKLWAIMQERFTERVRKVISLAREEAVRLHHDHIGTEHLLLGLVKEGEGVAAVVLTNLGISMEDLRRAVENAVSTGSETLVLGEVPLNQEARSSLNYAVDEARRMNHTYIGTEHLLLGLLREERGLACQVLQSLGVDIDLVRSETLKLLGGSKTGQPQRSRSKTPALDYFSRDLTQLAKEDKLDPIIGREVEIERIIQILARRKKNNPVLIGEAGVGKTAIVEGLAQRIVTGRVPSVLKNRRVLALDMAAVVAGTKYRGQFEERLKSILNELQQHRDCIIFIDELHTIVGAGAAEGAIDASNILKPALARGEMQAIGATTLEEYRKYVERHSALERRFQKILVDPPNVSQTIDILKGLKEKYELHHNVAYTDEALEAAAYLADRYISDRFLPDKAIDVMDEAGSRVKLLRPVINPELDEIERRIEKLSAAKEDAVRRQEFEKAAELRDEQKKLTEYLKRKRREWERKGSFPVVTEEDIAYVVSSWTQVPLAKLEEKESARLLRMEEEIGKRVVGQDHAIAAIAKAIRRSRAGVKDPRRPIGSFIFLGPTGVGKTELARVLALFMFGDEDALLRFDMSEYMEKFNVSRLVGAPPGYVGYEEGGQLTEKVRRKQYSVVLFDEIEKAHPDVFNILLQILDDGQVTDSLGRRVSFKNTVVIMTSNIASTEIRGVAGFGFKAEGAQANYESIRDKVMAEVKRFFRPEFLNRVDEVIVFRPLDKDQMEAIVDIQLGELAGRLRERKLQLELTPAAKELLVQEGFDPQFGARPIKRALRRLLEDPLAEELLRNRFRDHSVIKVDRDGDRLVFEETKVEAKGPVNSTKAPTEPVSADKEDTPTGSAPASE; this is encoded by the coding sequence GTGGTATCTAAACTTTGGGCGATCATGCAAGAACGATTCACCGAAAGAGTTAGAAAGGTTATCTCTCTCGCCCGGGAAGAGGCGGTTAGACTTCATCATGATCACATTGGTACGGAGCACCTGCTGCTTGGCCTAGTTAAGGAAGGTGAGGGAGTAGCCGCGGTCGTGCTGACAAATCTGGGTATAAGCATGGAGGACCTGCGCCGTGCGGTCGAGAACGCGGTGTCGACCGGGTCTGAAACTCTGGTTCTGGGTGAAGTGCCGCTGAACCAGGAGGCTCGGTCGAGCCTTAACTACGCAGTAGACGAGGCGCGCCGGATGAACCATACTTACATCGGTACGGAACACCTTCTCCTCGGCCTGTTGCGCGAAGAACGCGGACTTGCCTGTCAGGTGCTTCAGTCGCTGGGGGTGGACATTGACCTGGTGCGCAGTGAAACCCTGAAGCTGCTCGGCGGTTCAAAGACCGGCCAGCCGCAGCGATCACGGTCCAAGACACCCGCACTCGACTACTTCTCCCGTGACCTGACTCAGCTCGCCAAGGAAGATAAGCTTGACCCAATTATTGGCCGAGAGGTTGAGATTGAACGGATCATCCAGATTCTCGCCCGCCGCAAGAAGAATAACCCGGTTCTTATCGGTGAGGCTGGTGTAGGCAAGACAGCAATCGTCGAGGGGCTGGCCCAGCGCATCGTGACTGGACGAGTACCGAGTGTTTTGAAGAATCGGCGTGTTCTTGCGCTGGATATGGCTGCGGTTGTTGCCGGAACCAAGTATCGAGGTCAGTTCGAAGAGCGACTTAAGTCTATCTTGAATGAACTGCAGCAGCATCGTGATTGTATTATCTTTATCGACGAGCTACATACCATCGTGGGCGCGGGCGCGGCCGAGGGTGCAATTGACGCATCCAACATTCTCAAGCCAGCTCTGGCCCGGGGGGAAATGCAGGCGATCGGCGCCACAACACTCGAGGAGTATCGAAAGTACGTTGAACGCCACTCGGCTCTCGAACGCCGCTTCCAGAAGATTCTCGTTGACCCGCCTAACGTCAGTCAGACAATTGATATCCTGAAAGGCCTGAAGGAAAAGTACGAACTGCACCATAATGTCGCCTACACCGATGAGGCGCTCGAGGCTGCAGCCTATCTGGCTGACCGCTACATTTCGGACCGTTTTCTCCCTGACAAGGCAATTGACGTTATGGACGAGGCCGGCTCGCGCGTCAAGCTCTTGCGGCCGGTCATCAATCCGGAGCTGGATGAGATTGAGCGTCGCATCGAGAAGTTGAGCGCGGCCAAGGAGGATGCGGTTAGACGTCAGGAATTCGAGAAGGCGGCCGAATTGCGGGACGAACAGAAGAAGTTGACAGAGTATCTCAAGCGCAAGCGACGCGAGTGGGAAAGGAAAGGCAGTTTCCCGGTCGTTACCGAGGAAGATATTGCCTATGTAGTTTCGTCCTGGACCCAGGTTCCGCTCGCCAAACTCGAAGAAAAAGAGTCCGCGCGCCTGCTCAGGATGGAAGAGGAGATTGGCAAGCGTGTTGTGGGTCAGGACCATGCTATTGCTGCCATCGCCAAAGCAATCCGGCGCTCACGGGCCGGAGTCAAGGACCCACGGCGGCCCATCGGGTCTTTTATCTTCCTTGGTCCGACCGGGGTGGGTAAGACTGAGCTCGCCCGGGTACTGGCCCTTTTCATGTTTGGCGACGAGGATGCGCTCCTGCGTTTCGACATGTCAGAGTACATGGAGAAGTTCAACGTCTCTCGCCTGGTCGGCGCGCCACCCGGGTACGTCGGATACGAAGAAGGCGGGCAGCTTACCGAGAAGGTGCGGCGCAAGCAGTATTCGGTAGTCCTGTTCGACGAAATCGAGAAGGCGCATCCGGATGTTTTCAACATTCTCCTGCAGATTCTTGATGATGGCCAGGTTACGGACTCTCTTGGTCGCAGAGTAAGTTTCAAGAACACGGTCGTGATAATGACTTCGAACATTGCTTCCACCGAAATCCGGGGCGTTGCGGGTTTCGGGTTCAAGGCCGAAGGAGCCCAGGCTAACTATGAGTCAATTCGGGACAAGGTGATGGCCGAGGTGAAGCGTTTCTTCCGACCCGAATTCCTGAACCGGGTGGATGAGGTCATCGTGTTCCGTCCCTTGGACAAAGACCAGATGGAAGCCATTGTTGATATTCAACTCGGCGAGTTGGCCGGACGGCTGCGGGAAAGGAAACTCCAGCTTGAACTTACTCCGGCGGCTAAGGAACTCCTAGTCCAGGAGGGGTTTGATCCACAGTTCGGTGCCCGACCGATAAAGCGCGCCCTGCGCCGACTCCTTGAGGATCCGCTTGCCGAGGAGCTGCTGCGCAACCGTTTCCGGGACCACTCGGTCATCAAGGTGGACCGGGACGGCGACCGGCTGGTGTTCGAGGAGACCAAGGTTGAGGCTAAGGGTCCAGTCAATAGCACCAAGGCTCCGACCGAGCCGGTTTCTGCTGATAAGGAAGATACCCCTACAGGGTCGGCACCGGCTTCCGAGTGA